The following is a genomic window from Liolophura sinensis isolate JHLJ2023 chromosome 10, CUHK_Ljap_v2, whole genome shotgun sequence.
ATGAAGAGAAATCAATTATAATCAATCACATTCCGATTGGGTAGGtaggttacatttgtgttatttgcgatTTTATGGTCTTTTttattcccacataatgaggtgatatgaattcagaattactttaagatcacggGGCACCTCTTTTTGTGGAGAACAGAGTTGGCACTTTGGAGACTGCGCAGGTGacaggaccgagttccaggttactGAATGCAACagttcagagcggttaatgaggaagttaagctgggaacatggccaaccgatctcagagcgaGGGAGATGTGGATATAAACTACCAATATATCTTGGTAGTTTTCAATCAAATCTCCCATGAGACCCCAAAATGCCAAAGTTCGATCAATGGTAAGGGTAAGAACTTCGGAACAATCATCACCAAGATGTTTTTCCTAAGAACAAATCACATTTTGGTTACTAATCCTTGGTTGCAGGATGCTGAACATTTAGTCTTGCAAAATCAACAGACTTTTTGCGATTTGGAAAATCTCAACAAAGAGAACCAAAACAGCACTTCATGTATGTAAACCctttataacatttatatttatcacGTTCTACCACGCACTCTATCACACGCATCTGGATTATAATGTCACATGGTTTGATATATTAACAAAAGTTACGATGAAGCCTATGTTATAAAATGACACATGCCGACTGTGGACTAGAGAGTGTGATGCTTTGGTCTTTAGCTGCTTCCACCTTGGCAAAGAGCGAGTCAGAACGAGACTCGGTCCACTCCGGCAAGGGACGAGTCCACTCTTTCGGCGGAGACTTCCGGTATGTCCAGACGTCATTACCCCTGGCGTTCTCTAGTCGTTTTTGTTGCCTTTCCAATTCGTTCTCAACTATTTTCATCTAGAATATGAATTCAAAATATATTCAGTAATTAGCTTATCTTAAAGGTGTTTTCAAAAGAATTATGTATAATGCGCGGTCAACACTGAACAGAGCCTAAAGTCAAGCAATACAGATTCTGTAAGACAGCTTGGTAGCCAAAGACCACGTGATCTTTAGCAACAATCAGTGTGGATGTGTGGGTTCCCCCAAAGTCTGTCtagtttccgcccaccataatgctggcctccgtcgtggaagtgaaatattcttcaatacggcataaaacaccagtaaaattatggggggccaaattaacatttaatcgagaattatcgatatcCATAAACGAATTAGtgatattgataaataatttatagatatcgctaattcatttatcgatatcgatttACCCACTGAGTAACTTAAAACCACCACTAAGCCAGTAGTATTAGTCACCTGGGGCACGTTCTATGAAGCAGTCACAAAATTGCCAGGCacaattaccatgacaacatattgTGAAGAGATTAATGTGCTTTGGGTAGCGATGTGACAGCTTTGCAGATAGTCCCAGGTTGCCATCTTCCGACTTTATCGGCCAAGAACCCACTTGAGGGGATTAGTCAGCTTTCGTAAATCAAGGATCTCAGAGCAATTCATTGAGTAAAAATTGAGAAATCCTGTCATGATTAGGCTTACTGTATAACAAACCAAAGAAACAGTTGGAAACAAGTTCAACCAAGCAGGAAAGCTTACAGCGATTTCTGGAGACGGATTCTCTCTATATCTGATGCAGTTTTTGTGATCTTCTTTCCACTTGCTGCAATCTACCTGATGTCCGTAATGATAATGGTGGTAAAACTTGCCTCTTAGACCTATGAAGAAACCACAATCATAATGATGTTAAATTCTGCTCCTCAAACATGTGAAGAAACCATTATCATAATGATGGTAAATTCTGCCCCTCAACCCTGTGAAGAAACCATAATTGTAATGATGGTAAATTCTGCCCCTCAAGACTGTGAAGAAACCATAATTACAATGATGGTAAATTCTGCCCCTCAACCCTGTGAAGAAACCACAATTATAAAGATGGTAAATTCTGCCCCTCAAACCTGTGAAGAAACCACAATCATAATGGCGGTAAGTTCTGCTCCTCAAACCTGTGAAGAAACCACAATCATAATGATGGTAAATTCTGCCCCTCAACCCTGTGAAGAAACCACAATTATAAAGATGGTAAATTCTGCCCCTCATACCTGTGAAGAAACCACAATCATAATGACAGTAAGTTCTGCTCCTCAAACCTGTGAAGAAACCATAATTACAATGATGTTAAATTCTGCTCCTGAAACTTGTGAAGAAACCATAATCATAATGATGGTAAATTTTGCCCCTCAAACCTGTAAAGAAACCATAATTACAATGATGTTAAATTCTGCCCCTTCAGAGCTGTGAAGAAACCCCCCACCATCATAAATATGGTATTCTGTTTCTCAGATTTGTGAGGGAACCTCAATGTGATGAAACCATACAGGTGGTAAAGCTTGTCTCCCAACTTGTAAAATTCCATTATTGTAATGTCAATAAATCTTATTCCTCAAATTTGTGAAGAAACCAAGATGATAATGGTGACAAAGCCATTGTTTCAAACTTGTGAAGAAACTAATATAATAGTGGTAAATTTTTGTCTTCAGATCTGTGAAGAAACCACAACGACAATAATGGTAAAAGTTATCTCTCAGACTTGTGAAGAAACCACAGTGGTGATAATGGTAAAATTTACCTCTGAAACCTATGAACAAACTAGAATCAAAATGATTGATAAGCCTGCCTGTAAGATCTGAAGAAAGAACAATCACAAAAGTTCTAAAACTTGCTTTTAAGACCTGTGTCAGTGAAGGAACCTTGGTAATCTTGGTAAAACATTCTCAGTTGCttattttgatgaaatgaactctttttttcacagttacCACACCCTTGTTAGAGAGAGATTCTCCCCATTACATGACCACAGTAATAGGTGAATCCTAAAACAAGTAAACAGACTATATACAGTCAAATGAATCAGCAATAAAGCCAACTCTACGTCTCATACTTCACATCTCCATCCCTTCACAAAGAAATCCTTTAGCTGcgcaaaaaatacacaatagtgcaatttaaaaatgaaagtaaaccccaaatataaaacaacattacatgtatattccaggATCTCAATCTGTGAATCACAGTATCTTGAGAGAAACAGGAGAAGGGAACTTAGAATGTGAACAATGAACTTACTTGAACAATCTGCATACTCTTCATAGTACATCTCACAGGGACGTatctgtgttaaaaaaaaattaaaaaaaaaaaatcaagtgtcTCTGACAGTCAGGACAATAAGGCGGAAAGAAAATGATGCTgataaaaacattttgctgtACAATGGTAACAAGGTTGCTATTCACAGTTTTTCAAGTTGACatgttaaattttgtacaaTGGTTGACAACTGTATTTTATCTGGTGTTTAACAGCATATTCAATGGCTGGAAGCAACCATAAtatctggagtaaaccactgccaaTCTCCTAGTAACCATTGTAACTgccaaacctcctgacttaattTGCAGCCAAAGCAGCAGGAGcaggattgtacatgtagatggtcaACAGTTAGTGGTCTTAATGGCAAATCCACTTGACACCATTACACATCTTTGGTAAGcaaattcattttgaaattttgcacttactgtatttcacctaaagttcagaataatttatttaattaaattaaattaaattaattatttttagtgccacattttgcttgattctgatggattcatccaccttatagggacAAGACTTTCTTGTGAACCtcaatttattttcttatcaaaGAAACAGCTGAATCACAGGTATTTTATTACAAgcctttgtgtgcttctgaaattGCATTTCACATGCCAAACTTTAGATGTAGTAAAGTATACCATGTACATACTAGTTAAAAATGCACAAGGCAGCAGAGCTAGTGACTGTGTGTAGGCTAAAGAGTAGTGGCATTATTTACTCCTCACTTTCAgatcacttggcactcagcatttGACCAAGTATCGCACTACACAATATCATCAGTGTAGTGTTTGTGAGGTAGCATTGTACAATATTAGCACTATGAGCATCCTCCTGCAAGTAGACACTCTAATGATACAGCTATCGTGAggaaaccgaaaaaaaaaaaaaaaaaaaaaaagggttgaACATAACAGTTTAAAATGACATTATGCACTAAGAAAATAGATGAATGAACAACAAGGTTTCACGCAGTCATGAAATCAGAGAGATTGAATTTTTGGCCTCTTCAAATGCAATGCATGCTCATAGAAATGGCAGAAgaatacataggcctattttATCATAGCTGCAAAAGACTTCAACTCCTTTTCTTACACTGGCCTAGTATCATTGGAGTCTCAACGCTTACGATGGTAATTTCGTACTCGCACTACACCCACCGCACAGCCACCATACATCCCTACTTGAtttagaatatatttattatagccatgaaggcctCCACTGTATACGCTCCTCAGCAAATGCCGCCATCTTCCCACTGCTCCACTATGAAGCAGGCCAGGTACATAGCTGCTCAACATGGCGGCAACTGTCGAGGTGGGTATACCGTTGAAGCCTTCATGGttgtaataaatctattctaaatcggGCAGGGACATATGGTGGCAGTGTGGTTGgtgcggaaagcaggtcttcAGGTTGGTGTATTTTATCTGTGCGACAActgttcgataacaaagagaatcgATCTGGACCTTCATTGAGTACGAAATTTAACACTATAAGTGTCGAGGCTCTTAGCCTACACAGAGagctaggccagtataagaaaaggagtttgagtctttcggggctaatCTTATCGCTATCCAAATAACTAAAATCACTGTAACGATCCGAGTTCAGATTTTAGACAATATCCTCTTGCACTGAAATTTGTCCTCTAAATTTTGGCCTGCATGAATTCCTTGTACCAGATTCCTCGCACCTGGCATCACTCAATTtactgttacaacaacaacttgaaTGTTAGCAACTGTCATAGTCTCTCAACAATCTCAACGGACACATTGCCTTTGAACTACAATCTGTTACGCAGCCATACACGATGGCGCCTGTAATGTCAGCATTAAATACATAACCAGTTCGTAATTCATGCTTACCAGCCATATATACTCGCTTTTGTCCTCCCCAGTCACGCTTTCACTGGGAGCtgacattttaatttatatcGAGTTATCTCTCCGTGTTGAGGCGCGCCTACGCGCCACAGTCATCACTTCCTGTTGAAAATTTTTGACCATTTACAGACCGAAAAGCGTATTTCGGTAAGTTTTTCCACGGATTTATTGTAATCAATGACAAGGCGCAGAAAAGAACTATTAGATACAACAGTATGCACCACGTTAATGATTTTATGCACgggaaaactgaaaaaagaaaaccaacGAGAAAAACCGGATCAAAAAGACatcttaaacaacaacaacatgagttATTTTATGCGTTTACTAGACCCGAAACACTCCAGCACCTTTATGATATTGGCCTAGCGTTGTTGGAGTCTCGACgctaacagtgttaatttcgtacttaacGATGGTCCCTgccgattctctttgttatcgaaGAAGTCTCGTGCAAGTGAAAGACACCAATCTgaagacctgctttccgcacCCGTCGCAATCAGCACCATCTCCATATGCCCCTACTCGCTTTAGAAAAGATTTATTATCGGCTCCCACGTCACACACCCCTTGGCCATTGGCGTTATCTTCCCACTGCTCCACGATTAAACGGGACATGCGCGTAGTTGCCTAAGATGGCGATAATGGCCAATGAGTGTGTGCCATGGGCGCCTTCACGGCTATGATAAATCTATTCTGAAGCGAGAAGGGGCATATGAGGGAGGTACAGTGAGTGTGGAAAGCAGGtatttaggttggtgtctttaaaatatgtaaatccTTTTTCAGTGTGTTAAAATTTATTCCTACCATTTCTTTCTCTGTTGTAGTCAGTGTATGGTCTGTCAACTCACCAATTCATGCAATAAACACTTAAGAAACAGGATACACACATTGACTTCCATAGCCTGAAGACTAGAGAACCCTTTAAAAGTGAACTATCAAAATGTAGTGTAAGGGACATCTGTTTTGTGCTTTGTGTAGAAAACAAAGGGAACTTGAAATATATCAAGggaccatacatacatgtatgtcaccaaAATACACTTATCTCCATTACACTTCGATATAGCAGTTAAACCGTACTTACGGCAGTAAGAATATATGACTTCTAGCATGTACTTAGATGAGGTTGCCATCCTTACTTCTTGCATGCTCTGGTCCTTGTTTCAAGACAGAGTGGCGAATAAGGTAGGATATGGCAGCTCTTTTAAATGTCCAATTTCCCTCAGTTTTCAGGTATATTGATTACTGTGAAAGATGTGTATAAAAGAATGTTGTTTCAAATGACTTATCTTTCTCCATGGTTACATTAACAAAGGATTTGTTAAGAAAGAAATAGCTTGTGATCAGTGTAAACAGCTTTGAAAACCAGACAGATTCGTGTTACTAAAATCTGTTTGGTCAATCTAGATATTAGATTACTATTAAAAGGGCTCTCAACTTTCAGTCATGTCAGTTTTGTATAAGCCGGAAGTGTCATGTGATCATTctgattttcaacaaaatcaacGTTACAAATCACATGGTATAACTCTAAGGCATGTATGCCATTATGTAAAATGCCTCCTTGTACTTTATTGTAGAACTGGTGCAACTTTGAAGAGAGCTTGAAGGCACACAAGGAATGAGCAAAATAATAATCGGTTGACCAATAATTACATGCACAGTTTGTCAAACCCTTTGAGTGGCATAACCTGTTACGAGTGAGGCGACTTCAGAAGCTTTTAAATGTTGACTTTGTTTATTAGCAATCGGGATTCATCTACATGACCTGATACAGGAGATGAAGATTGGTGAATATGGTACACAAGATATTGTGGCCTAAAGATTTTATGTCCTTTTACTCaccagtatttttattttttttttcagatcagcTGAATTTTCTGCAGTTTTCTGCAAGGAAAACTTCGTACAAGATTTGCCAGATTCTATATAGCCACAGAATGCTGCCGAAAGACTCAGCCAAACACATAATTGTGAGACATTTGTCCTCTTACATTCCAAGATTTGATGATGTTTTTGATGAGGAGACTTTCTACATC
Proteins encoded in this region:
- the LOC135477242 gene encoding synaptic plasticity regulator PANTS-like is translated as MSAPSESVTGEDKSEYIWLIRPCEMYYEEYADCSSLRGKFYHHYHYGHQVDCSKWKEDHKNCIRYRENPSPEIAMKIVENELERQQKRLENARGNDVWTYRKSPPKEWTRPLPEWTESRSDSLFAKVEAAKDQSITLSSPQSACVIL